The Spirochaeta cellobiosiphila DSM 17781 genome window below encodes:
- a CDS encoding glycosyltransferase family 39 protein, giving the protein MFKISERSTTYTKVFICLCILNLFVRLLTLQNPQSGPDEMHYWEHARNIVLGIKNINFIHKSARFSLIIPLAIIIKITSNPLMYYILPILMSFVHLYLIFLIIKNEMSKEAMTFVLLGMILFPYFIDSYNKVLPDITSITYLLLTFYFYNKGSAKGGQYFVLMGIFHFLAYLSKITMLYFGPAFFILLLYKNKKIKPALIYSFTLLIFFLIETFLYSHFSSFSSRLDVIMSSHLSSNNRNLLSFTSFTGLFLRYKPQNFYILYQLITWPFFLLFIFLGRKINNLKLKSIFILIFTYFFFMTFVIESVNPIVPVNTFRSRYFNVALPFIFIGYGYYFDFFFSKKLTLFSTFQNLSVKIIGLFCSVIVISMVLFFSSGLIPRKFDKYSNDLRRLNIYPVFLLSNYYKIINKAYSNGWFFLSTSSDDDDKKLLNEIRVLFLNDENYKDKDWKISKVYINGEYYWAFSRKKVQLSQIVNEKIIWVSRPFTLMYNSKLITSDTKIKKL; this is encoded by the coding sequence ATGTTTAAAATTAGTGAAAGATCAACTACGTATACGAAAGTATTTATCTGTCTTTGTATATTAAACCTTTTTGTAAGGTTATTAACTTTACAGAATCCTCAATCTGGCCCAGATGAAATGCATTATTGGGAGCATGCAAGAAATATTGTATTAGGTATAAAAAATATAAATTTTATTCACAAGTCTGCAAGATTTAGTTTGATAATACCATTAGCTATTATAATAAAAATCACTAGTAATCCATTAATGTATTATATACTACCAATTTTGATGTCATTTGTGCATTTATATTTGATCTTTTTAATAATCAAGAATGAAATGTCAAAAGAAGCTATGACTTTTGTATTACTAGGAATGATTCTATTTCCCTATTTTATTGATAGCTACAATAAGGTTTTACCTGATATCACTTCAATAACGTATCTATTATTAACTTTCTATTTTTACAATAAAGGTAGTGCAAAAGGTGGCCAATATTTTGTTCTTATGGGAATATTTCACTTTTTAGCATATTTATCAAAGATTACAATGCTATATTTTGGTCCTGCCTTTTTTATATTATTGTTATATAAAAATAAAAAGATAAAACCAGCACTTATATATAGTTTTACCTTATTGATATTTTTTTTAATTGAAACATTTTTATATAGTCATTTTTCAAGTTTTAGCTCGAGATTGGATGTTATAATGTCGAGTCATCTATCTTCAAACAACAGAAATTTATTATCTTTTACATCTTTTACTGGGTTGTTTTTACGTTATAAACCACAAAATTTTTATATTCTATATCAACTTATAACTTGGCCATTCTTTTTATTATTTATTTTTTTAGGTAGAAAAATAAATAATTTAAAATTGAAATCTATATTCATTTTAATTTTTACTTACTTTTTCTTTATGACTTTTGTTATAGAATCTGTTAATCCCATAGTTCCTGTAAATACTTTTAGATCAAGATATTTCAATGTTGCACTACCGTTCATATTCATTGGATATGGTTATTATTTTGATTTCTTTTTCAGCAAAAAATTGACATTGTTTTCTACATTTCAGAATTTAAGTGTTAAGATTATTGGGCTTTTTTGTTCTGTAATTGTTATTTCGATGGTACTATTTTTTTCATCTGGGTTAATTCCAAGAAAATTTGATAAATATAGTAATGACTTGAGAAGACTGAATATTTATCCAGTGTTTTTACTTTCAAATTACTATAAGATAATCAATAAGGCTTACTCAAATGGATGGTTTTTTTTATCTACAAGCTCAGATGATGATGATAAGAAACTTCTAAATGAAATTAGGGTTTTATTTCTAAATGATGAGAACTATAAAGATAAAGATTGGAAAATAAGTAAAGTATATATAAACGGTGAGTATTATTGGGCTTTTTCTAGAAAAAAGGTTCAGCTAAGTCAAATTGTTAATGAGAAAATTATTTGGGTTTCTAGGCCCTTCACTCTTATGTACAATAGCAAATTAATTACTAGTGATACAAAAATAAAGAAACTGTAA
- a CDS encoding glycosyltransferase family 4 protein, with translation MKKILFIIPSLTSGGAEKILTNIIKHFTGQYNICLMTLRDDTSDFYHIQKSVKRIKLRILNRGKKKKISRFINRLLVLRKAIINENPDLVVSFMDFTNIYVLISTFGLKIPNIISERSYPPMKKIGFIWSLLRFIFYPRATKIVSLSQGVSDYFKWIKEKKKQVIYNFYTPNTQEVKEEYFFDKDKKYIIAMGRLVSLKQHSMMIKAFRKISDNKKDISLVIFGEGPERGNLENLIKELSLTGKVFLPGTVRNTEYVFSNGELFLHTSTYEGFGNVLVEAMAMGLPVVSTDCMSGPKEIVIDGFNGFLVGIKDIDGTVAAINKLLDDIVLKESMSRNAKKSIHRFEYKKIMGQWDVLFKSVLRNKYV, from the coding sequence TTGAAAAAAATACTTTTTATTATCCCAAGTTTAACATCTGGTGGTGCTGAGAAAATTCTTACAAATATTATAAAGCACTTTACTGGACAATATAATATATGTTTGATGACTTTAAGAGATGATACAAGTGATTTTTATCATATTCAAAAATCCGTAAAAAGAATAAAATTACGTATATTAAATAGAGGAAAGAAGAAAAAAATTAGTCGATTTATAAATAGACTCTTAGTTTTACGGAAGGCTATTATTAATGAGAATCCTGATCTAGTTGTGTCTTTTATGGATTTCACAAATATATATGTTCTAATATCGACTTTTGGTTTGAAAATACCAAATATTATTAGCGAGCGATCTTATCCTCCTATGAAAAAAATTGGATTTATTTGGTCATTGTTAAGATTTATATTTTATCCAAGAGCAACAAAAATTGTATCATTAAGTCAAGGCGTCTCAGATTATTTCAAGTGGATAAAAGAGAAAAAAAAGCAAGTAATATATAATTTCTATACTCCAAACACACAGGAAGTGAAAGAAGAATATTTTTTTGATAAAGATAAAAAATATATTATAGCTATGGGACGATTAGTTTCTTTGAAACAACATTCTATGATGATAAAAGCGTTCAGAAAAATTTCGGATAACAAAAAAGATATATCTCTTGTTATATTTGGTGAAGGACCTGAAAGAGGTAATTTAGAAAACTTAATAAAAGAATTGTCATTAACAGGTAAAGTATTCTTGCCTGGTACTGTTAGAAATACTGAGTATGTATTTTCAAATGGAGAGCTTTTTTTACATACATCAACATATGAAGGCTTTGGTAATGTATTAGTTGAGGCAATGGCTATGGGACTTCCCGTAGTATCAACTGATTGTATGTCAGGGCCCAAAGAAATTGTAATTGATGGCTTTAATGGCTTTCTTGTTGGTATTAAAGACATCGATGGTACAGTAGCTGCTATAAATAAGCTGCTAGATGATATAGTATTAAAAGAGTCGATGTCTAGAAATGCAAAAAAATCTATTCATCGTTTTGAATACAAGAAAATAATGGGACAGTGGGATGTTCTTTTTAAATCAGTGTTAAGAAATAAATATGTTTAA